The following coding sequences are from one Shewanella violacea DSS12 window:
- a CDS encoding GyrI-like domain-containing protein yields MTAIKEDVVSPVLVNQDVIELSGLMVRTSNRAEQDSHTQKIGPLWQQFMGRADIQNNISSPIYGSYYDYESDHNGEFSVLAGWVAGFTQVEADNSELTGLTLAGGDYLRFSAIGEMPAAVIRLWGQVWHYFSADNCQFERSYGTDYECYSSNEGVDIYIGVKLK; encoded by the coding sequence ATGACTGCTATTAAGGAAGATGTGGTTTCGCCAGTCTTGGTAAACCAAGATGTGATTGAGTTAAGCGGACTGATGGTAAGAACATCCAATCGTGCCGAGCAAGATAGCCATACTCAGAAAATTGGGCCTCTATGGCAGCAGTTTATGGGCCGTGCTGATATCCAGAACAATATAAGTTCGCCAATTTATGGCAGTTACTATGATTATGAATCCGATCATAATGGTGAGTTCTCTGTTCTCGCGGGATGGGTGGCAGGATTCACTCAAGTGGAAGCCGATAATTCGGAACTGACTGGACTGACGTTAGCTGGTGGAGACTACCTGCGTTTTAGTGCCATTGGCGAGATGCCTGCCGCAGTGATCCGTCTTTGGGGGCAGGTGTGGCACTATTTTAGTGCAGATAATTGTCAATTTGAGCGCAGTTATGGCACGGATTATGAGTGCTACAGCTCCAATGAAGGCGTCGATATCTATATTGGTGTCAAGCTTAAATAA
- a CDS encoding VOC family protein yields the protein MLHQAPLVWGEIAVENMDRAVEFYGKHFGVSFKREVMNDMEMAILETKDKEAASIGLVKHEMMKPSAHGSVLYLHLSETLSPLVESITQAGVKVLLPIMAIKEGECGFIALFEDSEGNTVGLWSKDK from the coding sequence ATGTTACATCAAGCACCGTTAGTCTGGGGCGAAATAGCCGTCGAAAATATGGATAGAGCCGTTGAGTTTTATGGTAAGCATTTTGGTGTCAGTTTTAAACGCGAAGTCATGAATGATATGGAGATGGCGATTCTAGAAACGAAGGACAAGGAAGCTGCCAGTATTGGCCTAGTGAAACATGAGATGATGAAGCCGTCGGCCCATGGTAGTGTGCTATATCTTCACTTGAGTGAAACTCTGTCTCCTCTGGTTGAGAGCATTACTCAAGCTGGCGTAAAAGTGCTCCTTCCTATCATGGCTATTAAGGAGGGTGAGTGTGGTTTTATCGCATTATTTGAAGACAGCGAAGGCAATACCGTTGGCTTGTGGTCAAAAGATAAATAG
- a CDS encoding phospho-sugar mutase: MDTQLAFRVKHWLEQDPDPRTRQELQGLMDNGNEAELQQRFSGRLAFGTAGLRGVVEAGPMGMNRLVVQQTSAGLGAYLKQQVSDLDTRGVVIGYDGRHDSKQFSEDAAGVLSAMGIKVYLTSKVAPTPLVAFGVIHLDAAAGIVVTASHNPPQYNGYKVYWGNGAQIIPPHDSGIAACIEKVATESIKLLDLESASNKGKLVMLEDDFYQSYRQGIKAAAVLQNHTKPELVSLSYTAMHGVGAEMAETVLADAGVTQVYSVAAQREPDGDFPTVNFPNPEEKGAMDLVIAEAKKHGAMLACANDPDADRFAVAVRTLAGDYQMLTGDQVGVLFGHYLMSHAEKNQRLTCTTIVSSSLLSKVAASLDGTCLTTLTGFKWLTNVAMAEQTEDNQCLFAYEEALGYMVGSMVWDKDGLSALVAFAQLTAELASQGKTIWDRLEDIYREHGFHLNAQVSIALKPTTPNIGAYLRKNLPSVIAGKQVLSTDDISCGLRTFKDGNTQAIVLPASDVLIFKLEGGGRVIVRPSGTEPKIKCYYEVVASMGSDDSLESVQIRAQAEMDSFIAAHQASLPQ; encoded by the coding sequence ATGGATACACAGTTAGCGTTTAGGGTTAAACATTGGCTTGAGCAAGATCCAGATCCCCGTACTCGACAGGAGCTGCAGGGGCTAATGGATAACGGCAATGAAGCTGAGTTACAGCAGCGTTTTTCGGGGCGATTGGCATTTGGTACTGCAGGGCTCAGAGGCGTAGTTGAAGCGGGCCCCATGGGGATGAATCGCTTGGTAGTACAGCAGACCTCGGCAGGCCTTGGAGCCTATCTTAAGCAGCAAGTCAGTGATCTTGATACTCGTGGTGTGGTCATCGGATACGATGGTCGCCACGATTCAAAGCAATTTTCCGAAGATGCCGCAGGCGTACTCAGTGCCATGGGGATCAAAGTCTATCTGACCTCTAAGGTAGCGCCGACTCCTCTAGTGGCATTCGGGGTGATTCATCTCGATGCCGCGGCGGGAATTGTGGTGACCGCGAGTCATAATCCACCTCAGTACAATGGCTATAAGGTGTATTGGGGCAATGGGGCGCAGATCATCCCGCCTCATGACTCAGGCATTGCGGCGTGTATCGAGAAGGTGGCAACTGAGTCTATCAAGTTACTGGATCTCGAGTCAGCCAGCAACAAGGGCAAGCTGGTCATGCTGGAAGATGATTTCTATCAAAGCTATCGTCAAGGGATCAAAGCTGCAGCCGTACTGCAAAATCATACTAAGCCTGAGCTGGTGAGTCTGTCATACACAGCCATGCACGGCGTTGGCGCCGAAATGGCCGAGACTGTACTGGCAGATGCAGGCGTGACTCAGGTCTATTCGGTAGCAGCCCAACGTGAGCCTGATGGTGATTTTCCTACGGTGAATTTCCCTAATCCCGAAGAGAAAGGGGCGATGGATCTTGTGATCGCCGAGGCGAAGAAGCACGGCGCCATGTTGGCTTGTGCTAACGATCCCGATGCCGACCGTTTTGCGGTTGCCGTTCGTACTCTGGCCGGTGATTATCAGATGCTCACAGGGGATCAGGTAGGTGTATTGTTTGGTCATTATCTGATGAGCCACGCGGAAAAAAATCAGCGCCTGACTTGTACAACTATCGTGTCTTCAAGCCTATTATCGAAAGTGGCCGCGAGTCTGGATGGGACCTGCTTGACCACATTGACAGGCTTTAAGTGGCTAACAAATGTTGCTATGGCGGAGCAGACTGAGGATAACCAGTGCTTGTTTGCCTATGAAGAAGCTTTAGGCTATATGGTTGGCTCTATGGTGTGGGATAAAGACGGTTTATCTGCACTGGTGGCGTTTGCACAGTTAACTGCCGAGCTTGCCAGTCAAGGCAAGACCATATGGGATAGATTAGAAGATATCTATCGTGAGCATGGTTTCCACCTCAATGCTCAGGTGAGTATAGCGCTTAAGCCCACTACGCCAAACATAGGCGCATATCTGCGTAAGAATTTACCCAGTGTGATAGCCGGCAAGCAGGTATTGAGCACAGATGATATCAGTTGTGGTCTGCGAACCTTTAAAGATGGCAACACCCAAGCTATCGTTCTGCCCGCCAGCGATGTGCTTATCTTTAAACTAGAAGGGGGAGGCCGCGTCATCGTCAGGCCGTCGGGCACTGAGCCTAAGATTAAGTGTTACTACGAAGTGGTGGCGAGTATGGGCAGTGATGATAGCTTAGAGAGCGTTCAGATTCGGGCTCAAGCCGAGATGGACTCTTTTATTGCAGCTCATCAGGCGTCCTTGCCTCAGTAA
- a CDS encoding RluA family pseudouridine synthase, translated as MSPNLPNVLESHLIINSLELDAASLLAADTELSKQQIKQAMNKGAVWLTRGKQTQRLRRAKRALKLGDELHLYYNHQVLAHKVDAAELIFDGGQYSIWYKPYGMLCQGSKWGDHTTINRYAETHLSPDRPAFIIHRLDRAATGLVLIGHSKKTTAALAKLFELRLLDKYYQVIVEGQFNLGQQESVTIGTDVDGKAACSHAKLLQYDAERGRSLVQVKIESGRKHQIRIHMESIGYPVVGDRLHGVAKEDELNLQLTSCYLKFTCPITDEIKEFELPQRLRPKLSAC; from the coding sequence ATGTCCCCAAATTTACCAAATGTACTCGAATCCCACCTGATTATTAACAGCCTAGAACTCGATGCCGCATCTTTACTGGCAGCAGACACTGAGCTGTCTAAGCAACAGATAAAGCAAGCGATGAACAAGGGAGCAGTTTGGTTAACACGGGGCAAACAGACCCAAAGACTCCGCCGTGCCAAGCGAGCATTAAAGCTTGGCGATGAACTGCACCTGTATTACAACCATCAAGTGTTAGCACACAAGGTCGATGCTGCCGAGTTGATATTCGATGGGGGCCAATACAGTATCTGGTACAAGCCCTATGGCATGTTGTGTCAAGGTTCTAAATGGGGCGATCATACGACCATTAACCGTTACGCCGAGACTCACCTCAGCCCAGACCGTCCGGCATTTATCATTCATCGACTCGACAGAGCCGCAACCGGACTGGTACTCATTGGCCACAGTAAGAAAACCACAGCGGCGCTGGCTAAACTATTTGAGCTAAGGCTGCTCGATAAGTACTATCAGGTCATAGTAGAAGGTCAATTTAACTTAGGCCAACAGGAGTCTGTCACCATAGGGACTGATGTGGATGGCAAAGCTGCCTGCTCCCATGCAAAATTACTCCAATATGATGCTGAACGTGGGCGTTCATTGGTACAGGTTAAAATTGAGTCGGGACGTAAACACCAGATCCGCATTCATATGGAATCTATTGGATATCCAGTTGTTGGAGATAGACTCCACGGCGTAGCGAAAGAAGATGAACTGAATCTGCAGCTTACCTCTTGTTATCTTAAATTTACCTGTCCCATCACAGACGAGATAAAAGAATTTGAACTGCCACAGAGATTAAGGCCTAAACTCAGCGCTTGCTGA
- a CDS encoding S41 family peptidase, translating to MLKPLSFALTLGASLSLVFYTSDVSAEAANTASIEAVKDGSNNPWAQLAVTDLKQIYQTVKADHPGAVDDDNPYFSDWLEQGYREGITRANQAESLQDTLNTLRYYVSGFADGHFGLSLNYQARTQTWVGIGLAKRGRDYRVSYQEKNWSSELPPLGASLISCDGRNPSKIMNDEILKYRFNNLEVNSKKIRYAKKILIDDGIGERTHPETCLFEISGKQQSYKLSWKKTSTTKLINKLKLGNLPSQFELIEFKPNHYWVTLPNFYPNADEEVQLKAIIKQMKALRNAELLVFDVRGNGGGSSQWGVNLASELYGKEYIDNVIEHAPDNSYALWRVSSENIAYLESINGSILTQFGADSEIFKEFYQTGQDMKASLLSGDIFVKEASSSEESETSSKVTPKLITEPSLYKGKTVLLTDSYCGSACLDFADLSLSIPGLVHMGEETSADTVYMDVRMVTLKSGLGRFSLAQKVYRDRPRANNQSYIPQYLYQGKMTDTDGLQKWVVESLAE from the coding sequence ATGTTGAAACCTCTCTCATTTGCTTTAACCCTAGGGGCTAGCCTTAGCCTTGTGTTTTACACATCAGATGTATCGGCCGAAGCTGCAAATACCGCCTCAATTGAGGCCGTAAAGGATGGTTCAAACAATCCTTGGGCACAGCTTGCTGTTACCGATCTCAAGCAGATCTATCAGACGGTAAAAGCCGATCACCCCGGGGCGGTAGATGATGATAATCCCTATTTTAGTGATTGGTTAGAGCAAGGGTATCGAGAGGGAATTACCCGTGCAAACCAAGCTGAATCCCTTCAAGATACACTCAATACCTTAAGATATTATGTGTCAGGTTTTGCCGATGGCCACTTTGGTCTGAGTCTTAACTATCAAGCACGAACGCAGACATGGGTTGGCATAGGGCTAGCTAAGCGAGGCCGTGATTATCGGGTCTCTTATCAGGAAAAAAACTGGTCATCTGAGCTTCCTCCGTTAGGAGCCTCATTGATTAGCTGCGATGGCCGTAACCCCTCTAAGATAATGAATGATGAGATATTAAAATATCGTTTCAACAACCTTGAAGTTAACTCCAAGAAAATTCGTTATGCTAAAAAAATACTGATAGATGATGGTATTGGTGAGCGTACACATCCAGAAACCTGCCTATTTGAAATTTCAGGTAAGCAGCAGAGCTATAAACTTAGCTGGAAGAAAACCTCAACAACAAAACTGATCAATAAACTCAAACTTGGGAACTTACCTAGTCAGTTTGAGCTCATTGAGTTTAAGCCTAATCACTATTGGGTGACGCTCCCTAATTTTTATCCAAATGCAGACGAAGAAGTTCAATTGAAGGCCATAATAAAACAGATGAAAGCCTTAAGAAATGCTGAACTGCTAGTGTTTGATGTACGAGGCAATGGTGGAGGAAGTTCACAGTGGGGAGTAAACCTTGCCAGTGAGCTCTATGGTAAGGAGTATATCGACAATGTGATTGAGCATGCTCCAGATAATAGCTATGCACTATGGCGGGTCAGCTCTGAAAACATTGCTTATCTGGAGAGTATAAATGGCAGCATACTGACTCAGTTTGGCGCTGATAGTGAGATATTCAAAGAATTCTATCAGACTGGGCAGGATATGAAGGCATCTTTGCTTAGTGGAGATATCTTTGTCAAAGAGGCTAGTAGCAGTGAGGAGAGCGAGACCAGTAGTAAGGTGACGCCAAAACTTATAACAGAACCTTCTCTCTATAAGGGAAAAACAGTGCTATTGACCGACAGTTATTGCGGCAGTGCCTGTCTCGATTTTGCCGATCTAAGTTTATCTATTCCAGGTCTTGTTCATATGGGTGAGGAGACTTCGGCCGATACTGTCTATATGGACGTACGTATGGTTACACTCAAAAGTGGTCTGGGTCGGTTCTCATTGGCTCAAAAAGTCTATCGAGATCGTCCAAGGGCAAATAATCAGTCTTATATTCCACAATATCTGTATCAGGGCAAGATGACGGACACAGATGGACTGCAGAAGTGGGTAGTAGAATCGTTGGCTGAATAG
- the oleD gene encoding 2-alkyl-3-oxoalkanoate reductase, translating to MLASHVSVKSQLASPVLEEFHTLEQAALAALKGKASHGFVTGAGGFLGKAICQRLLAAGIKVTGFARGDYPELTAMGVIMVRGDIADKTAVLDAMKGCDLVFHVASKAGVWGSKQSYFLPNVDGAANIISACQQLKISKLIYTSTPSVTFAGEDESGIDESAPYAANYLNHYGESKAVAEQMVLEANSQALKTTALRPHLIWGPEDPHLVPRVIERAKSGRLKLVGKEDKLVDTIYVGNAAYAHILAAVNLCSEDASAAGKAYYLSNDEPITMAAMLNKILACVDLPEVTKRVPAGLAYAVGVVLESVYGCLGKTDEPMMTRFVAKQLSTSHYFDISAAKTDFGYSPIISIDQGMVKLTEYLKS from the coding sequence ATGTTAGCTAGTCATGTCTCTGTAAAATCACAGCTTGCCTCACCTGTTTTAGAAGAGTTTCATACTTTGGAACAGGCCGCTCTTGCGGCATTGAAGGGCAAGGCGAGTCATGGCTTTGTCACTGGGGCAGGAGGTTTCTTAGGTAAGGCAATCTGCCAGCGTTTATTGGCGGCCGGGATCAAGGTGACAGGTTTTGCCCGAGGTGATTACCCTGAGTTGACCGCTATGGGCGTGATTATGGTCAGAGGCGATATAGCCGATAAAACGGCAGTTCTTGATGCTATGAAAGGCTGCGATCTGGTTTTTCATGTGGCTTCTAAAGCGGGTGTTTGGGGCAGCAAACAGAGCTACTTTTTGCCGAATGTGGATGGTGCTGCCAACATCATCAGCGCTTGTCAGCAACTCAAAATCAGTAAGCTAATCTACACCAGTACGCCTAGTGTGACCTTTGCCGGTGAAGATGAATCTGGCATAGACGAGAGTGCCCCGTACGCCGCTAACTATCTGAATCATTATGGCGAGTCTAAAGCCGTTGCCGAGCAGATGGTGCTCGAGGCCAATAGTCAGGCACTGAAAACAACGGCGTTGCGCCCTCATCTTATCTGGGGGCCTGAAGATCCTCATCTGGTACCGCGTGTCATAGAGAGAGCAAAATCTGGACGACTCAAGTTAGTCGGCAAAGAAGATAAATTGGTGGATACCATCTATGTGGGTAACGCGGCCTACGCCCATATATTGGCCGCGGTAAACCTCTGTAGTGAGGATGCGTCGGCTGCGGGTAAAGCCTATTACCTCAGTAATGACGAGCCGATCACCATGGCTGCCATGCTGAATAAAATATTAGCCTGCGTTGACTTGCCCGAAGTGACCAAAAGGGTCCCCGCTGGCCTAGCCTATGCCGTTGGTGTTGTGCTCGAAAGCGTCTATGGCTGTCTTGGTAAGACAGATGAGCCCATGATGACCCGTTTTGTGGCTAAACAACTGTCGACCAGTCACTATTTCGATATCTCGGCTGCAAAAACAGATTTCGGATATTCTCCTATTATTAGCATTGACCAAGGAATGGTAAAACTGACAGAGTATCTCAAGTCTTAA
- the oleC gene encoding olefin beta-lactone synthetase, which yields MSASLTANHSSTVEHSESHSEIHTRAAANLCRHLISAASHSPDDLAVVVQTAMGSFFSAKTLEYQELNFSELNQQSDRLAHGLNAYGITRGMKAVLMVTPSVDFFTLTFALFKAGVVPILVDPGMGVKNLKQCFIESEPDAFIGIPKAHLARKLFGWGKRSVKHLVTVGGRSLFGGVTLEELAALGSSEPYEMIWLDQDEMAAILFTSGSTGTPKGVVYSHKMFEAQITALRDDYGIEPGERDLATFPLFSLFGPALGMASIIPEMDASKPIKANPDYLFAAIEKYQCSNMFVNPALIERLGQAGVQAGQGIDMIQHKLPSIKRVISAGAPATISSIKHFSKMLSDGVEVLNSYGATESLPLSKMGSQALFNTTAITDDGGGICVGEAISGVDIAIIEINDNPIIHWSESLRLEAGKIGEIVVKGPMVSRSYYRRDSATEQAKIKDGDMIRHRMGDLGYLDSEGKLWMCGRKAHRVDASCGKRYFSIPSERIFNTHPQVKRSALVGVEITRDAGIPELVPLLCIELDKSLACSLGASLYAELNAIAEQHSQTLGIKRFLIHPEFPVDIRHNAKIFREKLAVWAQKKHKE from the coding sequence ATGTCAGCCTCTTTAACTGCCAACCACTCTTCAACAGTAGAACACAGCGAAAGTCACAGCGAGATTCACACAAGAGCGGCTGCTAATCTCTGTCGTCACCTCATAAGTGCAGCAAGCCATTCCCCTGATGACCTCGCCGTAGTGGTACAAACAGCTATGGGGTCTTTTTTCTCTGCCAAGACCCTGGAATATCAAGAGCTCAACTTTTCCGAGCTTAATCAACAAAGTGATCGTTTAGCCCATGGTTTAAATGCCTACGGGATAACGCGTGGCATGAAGGCCGTGTTGATGGTGACTCCGAGTGTCGACTTTTTCACATTAACCTTCGCCCTGTTTAAGGCGGGAGTAGTGCCTATCTTGGTTGATCCGGGCATGGGAGTGAAGAACCTCAAGCAATGTTTCATCGAATCAGAGCCAGATGCCTTTATCGGCATACCTAAGGCGCACTTGGCTCGTAAGCTATTTGGTTGGGGCAAGAGGTCGGTTAAGCATTTGGTGACCGTAGGCGGTCGCAGTTTGTTTGGGGGAGTCACGCTGGAAGAACTCGCAGCACTGGGCTCATCAGAGCCCTATGAGATGATCTGGCTAGACCAAGATGAGATGGCCGCTATTTTGTTTACTAGTGGCAGTACAGGAACGCCCAAGGGGGTTGTTTACTCCCATAAGATGTTTGAAGCGCAGATAACTGCTCTAAGAGATGATTACGGCATCGAGCCTGGTGAACGTGACTTGGCCACTTTTCCATTATTTTCTCTATTTGGGCCTGCATTAGGCATGGCCTCGATTATCCCCGAGATGGATGCAAGTAAGCCGATAAAGGCTAATCCAGATTATCTGTTTGCCGCTATCGAAAAGTATCAATGCAGCAACATGTTTGTTAATCCGGCTTTGATTGAGAGATTGGGGCAAGCGGGTGTGCAAGCTGGACAGGGCATAGATATGATCCAGCATAAGCTGCCAAGCATCAAGCGTGTCATATCCGCAGGTGCTCCGGCGACTATCTCCTCTATCAAGCATTTCAGCAAGATGCTCAGTGATGGGGTAGAAGTGCTTAATTCCTACGGCGCTACCGAGTCACTGCCTCTGAGTAAGATGGGCAGCCAGGCTCTGTTTAATACCACGGCCATCACAGATGACGGCGGCGGGATTTGTGTCGGGGAAGCCATCTCAGGGGTGGACATAGCCATCATAGAGATCAACGACAACCCCATAATTCACTGGAGCGAGTCATTGAGACTCGAGGCCGGTAAGATAGGCGAGATAGTCGTTAAAGGCCCCATGGTGAGCCGCAGCTATTACCGCCGTGATAGCGCGACTGAGCAGGCTAAGATTAAAGATGGTGACATGATACGTCATCGTATGGGCGATCTCGGTTACCTAGACAGCGAAGGCAAGTTATGGATGTGTGGTCGTAAGGCCCATAGAGTCGATGCCAGTTGTGGTAAACGCTATTTTTCCATCCCCAGTGAACGCATCTTCAATACCCATCCCCAAGTTAAGCGCAGCGCATTAGTTGGCGTTGAGATCACCAGGGATGCAGGTATCCCAGAGCTTGTGCCTCTATTGTGTATTGAGCTGGATAAATCTCTGGCATGCTCTTTAGGCGCTAGCTTATATGCCGAGCTCAATGCCATCGCCGAGCAACATAGCCAGACTCTGGGTATCAAACGTTTTCTAATCCATCCTGAATTCCCCGTCGATATTCGCCATAACGCTAAGATTTTTCGTGAGAAACTAGCCGTCTGGGCCCAGAAAAAGCATAAGGAATAA
- a CDS encoding alpha/beta fold hydrolase, producing MLDTLFPFKRNYLDRNGHKLQYVNEGQGEPVVMVHGNPSWSFYYRNVVSALSSNHQCIVPDHIGCGLSDKPDDSGYDYTLKNRIDDLEALLEHLDVKENITLVVHDWGGMIGMGYAARYPERIKRLVILNTGAFHLPQSKPFPWPLWICRNTLLGTALVRGFNAFSSIASYVGVKRKPMPSEIRKAYVAPFNSWANRISTLRFVQDIPLKEGDRNYELVSEIAASLPKFANVPTMICWGLKDFVFDKHFLAQWKVEMPHASVHEFADCGHYILEDASDEVVGHITQFMNSDSTAV from the coding sequence ATGTTAGACACTCTGTTTCCCTTCAAGCGCAATTATCTCGACAGAAACGGCCATAAGTTACAGTACGTAAATGAAGGCCAAGGTGAGCCTGTGGTCATGGTTCATGGCAATCCTAGCTGGTCTTTCTATTATCGAAATGTGGTATCTGCTCTGAGCAGTAACCATCAGTGTATCGTGCCAGATCATATTGGCTGCGGTCTATCTGATAAGCCTGATGACAGCGGTTACGACTACACATTAAAGAATCGTATCGACGATCTCGAAGCCTTGCTTGAACATCTAGATGTAAAAGAGAACATCACCTTAGTCGTACACGACTGGGGCGGGATGATAGGCATGGGCTATGCTGCGCGTTATCCAGAGCGGATAAAACGTCTGGTAATTCTGAATACCGGCGCGTTTCATCTTCCTCAATCTAAGCCGTTTCCCTGGCCATTGTGGATCTGCCGTAATACCTTGTTAGGCACGGCTCTGGTTCGAGGTTTCAATGCGTTTTCATCCATAGCTTCCTATGTCGGTGTTAAGCGTAAACCTATGCCCAGTGAGATACGTAAAGCGTATGTGGCACCTTTCAATTCCTGGGCTAACCGGATCTCAACCTTGAGATTTGTACAGGATATCCCCCTCAAAGAGGGTGACAGAAACTATGAATTGGTCTCTGAAATTGCCGCCAGCCTGCCAAAGTTTGCCAATGTGCCGACTATGATCTGTTGGGGTCTTAAAGACTTCGTTTTCGATAAGCATTTTCTGGCCCAGTGGAAAGTAGAGATGCCCCATGCGAGCGTGCATGAATTTGCAGATTGCGGCCACTATATTCTTGAAGATGCCAGCGATGAAGTCGTCGGTCATATCACTCAGTTTATGAACAGCGACTCTACGGCGGTTTAA
- a CDS encoding 3-oxoacyl-ACP synthase III, producing MKYSRVFINSLAYELAPEVVTTSELESRLAPLYKKFRIPMGQLAALTGITERRWWPKGHRLSDGALAAAHKAIDETGVKVSDLGAVVYTGVCRDQHEPATACRIAAELGVSKNTAIYDISNACLGVLSGILDIANRIELGQIKAGLVVSCESARHIVDITIDNMLADQTMQNYAQSLATLTGGSGAVAVLLTDGSLPLNTDRQHQLLGASHLSAPEHHNLCQWGLQEAGLQLYREFMRTDGVTLLKEGVELARHTWSHFLEQRDWVVEQVDKVICHQVGSANRLKVLNALDIPPEKEFPTYQLLGNMGTVSLPVTAAIAHDQGFLQKGDQVSFLGIGSGLNCMMLGIKW from the coding sequence ATGAAATATTCCCGAGTATTTATCAATAGCCTGGCATATGAACTGGCACCTGAAGTGGTTACCACTTCCGAATTAGAATCTCGTTTGGCACCACTATATAAGAAGTTTCGTATCCCTATGGGGCAACTTGCCGCATTAACCGGGATCACCGAGCGTCGTTGGTGGCCAAAAGGCCATAGATTATCAGACGGTGCTCTGGCCGCGGCCCACAAAGCCATTGATGAAACGGGTGTAAAAGTCAGCGACTTAGGCGCCGTGGTGTATACCGGGGTTTGCCGCGATCAACATGAGCCCGCTACGGCGTGTCGTATCGCTGCCGAGCTTGGTGTGTCAAAAAATACCGCCATCTATGACATCAGTAATGCTTGTCTTGGGGTACTTTCAGGTATCTTAGATATTGCTAACCGCATCGAACTTGGTCAAATTAAGGCGGGTTTAGTGGTTTCCTGTGAATCTGCCCGTCATATTGTCGATATCACTATAGATAATATGTTGGCCGATCAAACCATGCAAAATTATGCCCAGTCGCTGGCAACCTTAACCGGTGGCTCTGGCGCGGTGGCTGTCTTGCTTACCGATGGCAGCTTGCCGTTGAATACCGATCGTCAACATCAGCTTTTAGGCGCGAGTCACCTTTCAGCACCTGAGCACCATAACTTATGTCAATGGGGCCTGCAGGAAGCTGGTTTACAACTCTACCGTGAGTTTATGCGCACCGATGGTGTGACACTACTCAAAGAGGGAGTAGAGCTTGCCCGTCATACCTGGAGTCATTTCCTGGAGCAGCGTGACTGGGTGGTGGAGCAGGTCGATAAAGTGATCTGCCATCAGGTTGGGTCAGCAAACCGACTGAAGGTGCTTAATGCACTGGATATTCCCCCAGAGAAAGAGTTTCCTACTTATCAACTGCTGGGCAACATGGGCACAGTCTCTCTGCCTGTCACAGCAGCAATCGCTCACGATCAGGGATTCCTGCAGAAGGGCGATCAGGTGAGTTTCTTAGGTATAGGCAGTGGACTTAACTGCATGATGCTTGGGATCAAGTGGTAA